One window of the Scyliorhinus canicula chromosome 25, sScyCan1.1, whole genome shotgun sequence genome contains the following:
- the LOC119957003 gene encoding T-cell acute lymphocytic leukemia protein 1-like produces MAQIVQPFFIPPPPRNESGPPQKIVRRMFTNSRERWRQQNVNGAFSDLRRLIPTHPPDKKLSKNEILRLAMKYINFLVKLLNDQTLQQEPEEKLRPAVKRNGMCGPLAPSAPPRDAGTEGAPAPESLTIPQKLGLMAVPAMALRRQLSSVTTTTSPSSSCYGDGGSPNTEEEDQEHFIKTEPGTQEPSLLSTAHR; encoded by the coding sequence GGCCGCCTCAGAAAATCGTGCGTCGCATGTTCACCAACAGCCGGGAGCGGTGGAGGCAGCAGAACGTCAACGGGGCCTTCTCGGACCTGCGCAGGctcatccccacccacccccccgacaaGAAGCTCAGCAAGAACGAGATCCTGCGGCTGGCCATGAAGTACATCAACTTCCTGGTCAAGCTGCTCAACGACCAGACCCTGCAGCAGGAACCCGAGGAGAAACTGCGCCCCGCCGTCAAGAGGAACGGGATGTGCGGTCCCCTGgccccgtccgcccccccgcgggaCGCCGGCACGGAGGGGGCGCCAGCCCCGGAGTCTTTAACCATTCCGCAAAAGCTGGGCTTGATGGCGGTGCCCGCAATGGCCCTGAGGAGGCAACTGTCATCCGTCACCACCACGACATCGCCGTCGTCCAGTTGCTACGGCGACGGGGGAAGTCCGAACACTGAAGAGGAGGATCAGGAGCATTTTATAAAGACAGAGCCAGGCACACAGGAACCGTCTTTACTCTCCACAGCTCACCGATGA